In Stutzerimonas stutzeri, a genomic segment contains:
- a CDS encoding GntR family transcriptional regulator, protein MPHPFRKKQPLEKIQHKILYQEAANRIRELIEHGTLVAGEKISEKQLCETFGISRTPLREALKVLTSEGLVEILPNRGARVSRLSLSDVEHTYDVMAALEGLAGEAACYRLNDEELAGICELHQKMVEHYESKELQAYFTANQQIHERILLASGNPILLEMYNNLSQRVKRIRYTMEMNEDFWRKAVNDHVEMIEALRDRDGKRLGNILRGHLSHKLEAVNLESVIVAD, encoded by the coding sequence ATGCCGCATCCATTCAGGAAAAAACAGCCTTTGGAAAAGATTCAGCACAAGATTCTTTATCAGGAAGCCGCCAACCGAATCCGTGAGCTGATCGAGCACGGAACGCTGGTTGCAGGTGAAAAAATCTCCGAAAAACAGCTTTGCGAGACATTCGGTATTTCCAGGACGCCGCTTCGCGAAGCGCTGAAGGTTCTGACCTCAGAAGGATTGGTGGAAATTCTGCCGAATCGGGGCGCTCGCGTGAGTCGTCTATCGCTCAGTGATGTAGAGCATACGTACGACGTCATGGCAGCCCTGGAAGGGCTAGCCGGTGAAGCTGCCTGCTATCGCCTGAACGACGAAGAGCTAGCAGGCATCTGCGAGCTTCATCAAAAGATGGTCGAGCACTATGAAAGCAAGGAGCTGCAGGCTTATTTCACCGCCAACCAGCAGATCCATGAACGGATCCTGCTGGCTTCGGGAAACCCGATCCTGCTGGAGATGTACAACAACCTCAGCCAGCGCGTGAAAAGAATTCGCTACACGATGGAAATGAATGAAGACTTCTGGCGCAAGGCGGTGAACGACCATGTGGAAATGATCGAGGCGCTACGGGATCGCGACGGTAAGCGCTTGGGCAATATTCTCAGAGGCCATCTCAGCCACAAGCTGGAAGCGGTCAATCTCGAAAGTGTAATCGTCGCTGACTGA
- a CDS encoding GlcG/HbpS family heme-binding protein — protein sequence MEPLTVFVMDAGGNLIAAEREDGCAPLRFPVARGKAFAALGNGVSSRTVGERNESRPAFLASVAAASDGHFVPVPGGVLILSSNDEVIGAVGASGASSDEDEQVAVVGIEAAGLRAGIVPA from the coding sequence ATGGAACCGCTGACCGTCTTCGTCATGGACGCGGGGGGCAACCTGATCGCGGCCGAACGCGAGGATGGATGTGCTCCGTTGCGCTTTCCGGTTGCCAGAGGCAAGGCCTTCGCCGCGCTAGGCAATGGCGTATCCAGCCGCACGGTTGGAGAGCGAAATGAATCGCGTCCGGCATTTCTGGCGTCGGTGGCGGCAGCTTCCGATGGTCATTTCGTTCCGGTGCCGGGTGGTGTGCTGATTCTCTCGAGTAATGACGAAGTGATCGGCGCCGTGGGCGCCAGTGGCGCGTCCTCCGACGAGGATGAGCAGGTTGCTGTTGTAGGAATAGAGGCGGCGGGGTTACGCGCCGGTATCGTTCCGGCCTGA
- a CDS encoding TRAP transporter substrate-binding protein — protein sequence MKVLKTALIASLIGLATSAAQAAELQIKFGHVGGPGSLFEITANKFAETVNEKLKGKAKVVTYGSSQLGDDSQMLNKLKLGSLDLALPSTVMSSVAPEFSLFEMPYLITDREHMKRVRDELVRDVMYKAAEKKGYRIIGVWENGIRQITNNSRPIVVPEDLKGLKLRTPNGIWRVEMFKSYGANPAPMALSEAFVALQTGAMDGQENPLVQIYSQRFHEVQKYLSLSNHVYTPAFVLAGASWKRFPEDVRKVLSEAAMEAEAFALEQGAALDESLVQKMEEAGMEVNKVDQQAFIDGSKAIYAKFADEVDGGQAMLDKVEQLRQM from the coding sequence ATGAAAGTCCTGAAGACAGCGTTGATCGCATCCCTGATCGGTCTAGCTACATCTGCAGCCCAAGCCGCCGAACTGCAGATCAAGTTTGGCCACGTGGGTGGGCCGGGTTCCCTGTTCGAAATCACCGCCAATAAATTTGCCGAGACCGTCAATGAGAAGCTCAAGGGCAAAGCCAAGGTGGTGACCTACGGCTCCAGCCAATTGGGTGACGACTCCCAAATGCTCAACAAACTCAAGTTGGGCTCGCTCGATCTGGCCCTGCCATCAACGGTGATGAGTAGCGTGGCGCCGGAATTCTCGTTATTCGAAATGCCCTACCTGATCACCGATCGCGAGCACATGAAGCGGGTCCGTGACGAGCTGGTGCGCGACGTGATGTACAAGGCCGCTGAAAAGAAGGGCTACCGGATCATCGGCGTGTGGGAGAACGGCATCCGGCAAATCACCAACAACTCACGGCCAATCGTCGTACCTGAGGATCTCAAAGGGCTGAAGCTGCGTACCCCAAACGGGATCTGGCGCGTCGAGATGTTCAAGAGCTACGGCGCCAATCCCGCCCCGATGGCGCTCTCGGAGGCCTTCGTAGCGCTGCAAACCGGAGCCATGGACGGGCAGGAAAACCCGCTCGTGCAGATCTACTCGCAGCGCTTTCACGAAGTCCAGAAATATCTCTCCCTATCCAACCACGTCTACACCCCGGCGTTCGTTCTCGCGGGCGCCAGCTGGAAGCGCTTCCCCGAAGACGTGAGGAAGGTTCTGAGCGAGGCGGCTATGGAAGCCGAAGCCTTTGCACTGGAACAAGGGGCCGCGCTCGATGAAAGCCTCGTTCAAAAGATGGAAGAGGCTGGCATGGAGGTGAACAAGGTCGACCAGCAGGCGTTCATTGACGGCTCCAAGGCGATCTACGCCAAATTCGCCGATGAAGTCGACGGCGGGCAAGCGATGCTCGATAAGGTCGAACAGCTTCGCCAGATGTGA
- a CDS encoding TRAP transporter small permease produces the protein MDSFRKGFSKLLEIIVVANVIALTLVVTVGFASRLAGSPFSWYDEVASVGLAWLTYYGAALAAAKGAHIGCPTVVNYFSPKLRLPIALLAEAITIGFFILLAVTGMQVVLILEGSSLISLTDVSLQLTQSVLPIASVLFIIAEILRLPEVIKNAKGDGFVDHELAEAGVKPAKA, from the coding sequence ATGGATTCCTTCAGAAAGGGTTTTTCTAAACTTTTGGAAATCATCGTGGTTGCCAACGTCATTGCGTTGACATTGGTCGTTACGGTTGGCTTCGCGTCGCGGCTGGCTGGTTCACCGTTCAGCTGGTACGACGAGGTGGCGTCGGTCGGTCTGGCTTGGCTTACCTATTACGGAGCGGCACTGGCCGCGGCGAAGGGCGCCCATATCGGCTGCCCTACCGTGGTCAATTATTTTTCTCCAAAACTGCGCTTGCCGATCGCTCTGCTCGCAGAGGCCATCACGATCGGCTTCTTCATATTGCTGGCTGTCACCGGCATGCAGGTCGTGCTGATCCTGGAAGGGTCGTCGTTGATAAGCCTCACCGACGTATCGCTGCAATTGACGCAATCAGTACTGCCAATCGCGTCAGTACTTTTCATCATCGCCGAGATCCTGCGGCTGCCTGAAGTCATTAAAAACGCGAAAGGCGATGGGTTCGTCGACCACGAGCTGGCAGAAGCGGGGGTCAAGCCCGCAAAGGCCTGA
- a CDS encoding TRAP transporter large permease, which yields MGASENNKMTILYMFVGLILLILINVPVAISLGIVGAVAIFSSYGALALPNIGMVMYDGTTSFPLIAIPLFILAGAIMNASSISRRLIDLASAMLGFIKGGLSMVTIGASIFFAEISGSAVAGVSAIGSIMIPAMTQKGYSKEFSAALSSSAASLAIILPPSIPMILYAVMSGESVVKMFIAGIFPGLLGALGLAGMCYYLARKNNFPSEGAFQAKRLWEAFKGAIWALSIPVIILGGIFGGIVTATEGAALAVVVAIFISAFVYREFTLRSFYKACLDAGIQTAVVMLLVASSAVVGLYLTETQLPQQLAASISDMTSNKYVILALLNIIFLILGIFLHSAAAIILVVPIVLPLVLAVGIDPIHFGLIVTLNLAIGQQTPPVASVLIASCSIAKSDIWATSRTNLWFLGVLFAILLINTYVPAIAMVLVNFIYGA from the coding sequence TTGGGCGCGTCGGAGAATAACAAGATGACTATTCTTTATATGTTCGTGGGGTTGATCCTTCTCATTCTGATCAATGTCCCGGTCGCGATTTCGCTGGGGATCGTTGGTGCGGTTGCGATCTTCTCGAGCTACGGCGCATTGGCCCTTCCGAATATCGGAATGGTGATGTACGACGGTACGACAAGCTTTCCCCTAATCGCCATCCCGCTCTTCATTCTTGCCGGCGCGATCATGAACGCCTCAAGCATCTCAAGGCGCCTGATCGATCTAGCCTCGGCGATGCTCGGGTTTATCAAGGGCGGCTTGTCGATGGTCACCATCGGCGCCTCGATCTTTTTCGCGGAGATTTCCGGCTCGGCAGTAGCGGGCGTATCGGCTATTGGCAGCATCATGATTCCAGCGATGACCCAAAAAGGTTATTCAAAGGAATTCTCAGCGGCGCTATCGTCCTCGGCGGCCAGTCTGGCGATCATTTTGCCGCCCTCGATTCCGATGATTCTTTACGCCGTAATGTCGGGAGAGTCGGTTGTGAAAATGTTCATCGCCGGCATCTTTCCGGGGCTGCTCGGCGCTTTGGGGCTGGCGGGCATGTGTTACTACCTGGCCAGAAAAAACAACTTTCCTTCTGAGGGGGCGTTCCAGGCAAAACGGCTATGGGAAGCTTTCAAAGGGGCGATCTGGGCGCTGTCGATACCAGTAATCATCCTTGGTGGGATATTTGGTGGAATCGTTACGGCGACCGAGGGGGCGGCCCTGGCGGTGGTGGTGGCAATTTTCATCAGCGCCTTCGTCTATCGCGAATTCACGCTGCGCTCCTTCTACAAGGCTTGCCTTGATGCGGGCATACAAACCGCGGTGGTGATGTTGCTGGTCGCGAGCTCGGCAGTGGTCGGCCTTTACTTGACCGAAACGCAGCTGCCGCAGCAGCTGGCCGCTTCCATCAGCGATATGACCAGCAACAAGTATGTGATTCTGGCGCTGCTCAATATCATCTTTCTGATTCTCGGCATCTTCCTGCATTCGGCCGCCGCGATCATCCTGGTCGTCCCGATCGTCTTGCCCCTAGTTCTTGCAGTAGGCATCGATCCGATTCACTTCGGGCTGATCGTCACGCTCAATCTTGCTATCGGCCAACAAACACCGCCGGTCGCCAGCGTTCTGATCGCCTCTTGCTCGATAGCCAAGTCGGATATCTGGGCCACCTCCCGGACCAACCTTTGGTTCCTCGGGGTGCTCTTCGCGATCCTGCTGATCAATACCTATGTCCCGGCCATCGCCATGGTGCTGGTCAACTTCATCTATGGCGCGTAA
- a CDS encoding enoyl-CoA hydratase/isomerase family protein — translation MSEMSQGHVDCRVEQGIAWVGFNRPESRNAMTWSMYDSLERLCRELEADPKVVAVVFHGCGGKAFVAGTDIKQFADFEGGEAGVDYERRIDSVIAGLENLRKPTIALLEGFCVGGGAAIALACDFRYCTPSLKFGVPIAETLGNCLSITNVSRFMDLLGVARTKEVLMAAELIEATEALAAGLVSAVFEPGSIHQEVERRAQAFSRRAPLTVQATKEVINRVLAHRRASADASDDWIRACYGSRDFQAAVNKFVSKTLFEWTGK, via the coding sequence ATGAGTGAAATGTCTCAAGGGCATGTCGACTGCCGCGTCGAGCAGGGCATCGCCTGGGTCGGCTTTAATCGGCCAGAGAGCCGCAATGCGATGACGTGGTCCATGTACGACTCGCTTGAACGCCTGTGTCGGGAGCTGGAAGCAGATCCTAAGGTCGTTGCCGTAGTGTTTCATGGCTGTGGCGGCAAGGCCTTCGTGGCGGGCACCGACATCAAGCAGTTTGCGGACTTCGAGGGCGGCGAGGCGGGCGTGGACTACGAGCGCCGCATCGACAGTGTGATCGCAGGCTTGGAAAACCTGCGCAAACCAACCATCGCCTTGCTCGAAGGTTTTTGCGTCGGCGGAGGGGCGGCCATCGCCCTGGCCTGCGACTTCCGCTACTGCACGCCGTCGTTGAAGTTCGGCGTACCGATCGCCGAGACGCTGGGCAATTGCCTCTCGATAACCAATGTGTCGCGTTTCATGGATTTGCTCGGTGTAGCTCGTACAAAGGAGGTGCTGATGGCCGCTGAGCTGATCGAAGCAACTGAGGCCCTAGCGGCCGGGCTGGTCAGCGCGGTGTTCGAACCTGGCAGCATCCATCAGGAAGTCGAGCGCAGAGCGCAGGCGTTTTCCAGGCGTGCACCGCTGACGGTTCAGGCGACCAAGGAAGTAATCAACCGGGTGCTGGCACACCGGCGCGCCTCGGCAGACGCCAGCGATGACTGGATACGGGCTTGCTACGGCAGTCGCGACTTCCAGGCCGCGGTGAACAAGTTCGTCAGCAAGACCCTGTTCGAATGGACCGGTAAGTAA
- a CDS encoding CaiB/BaiF CoA transferase family protein: MLPLRNVKILDISQIMAGPYCTMVLGDLGAEVIKVEKSNGGDDSRQMGPYVNGESTCFFQINRNKKSISLNLKNQRARDIFYRLAADADVIVENYRPGVTQSLHIDYETIRALNPGIIYCSISGYGQTGPSRNKGGFDLVAQGMSGLMSMTGEPGKRPLKTGIAVYDIGAGLTAIYSILAAYIHKQSTGEGQHIDIAITECGLPWFAWEAAAYFAEGTVPQPTGSRHRISAPYQAVKARDGYLMLGCANQRTWERLCRDVIAREDLLADERFVTNSDRARNVEALEEILEQILSQQPMQHWLGLCETAGVPAGPINDFAQAMHDEHYLERGMVQEVSHPVIGTMKTIGFPAKFSRTPSQIRRPAPLFAEHTDEVLHGIGMSDADIGSLRSEGCIH; encoded by the coding sequence ATGCTTCCATTACGCAACGTGAAAATCCTGGACATCTCGCAGATCATGGCAGGCCCTTACTGCACCATGGTGCTGGGCGATCTCGGGGCCGAGGTCATCAAAGTAGAGAAATCGAACGGTGGTGATGACAGTCGTCAAATGGGTCCCTATGTAAATGGCGAGTCCACCTGTTTTTTTCAGATCAATCGGAACAAGAAAAGCATTTCGCTGAATCTCAAGAACCAGCGGGCCAGGGACATTTTCTATCGATTGGCCGCTGACGCTGACGTCATCGTCGAAAACTATCGACCGGGCGTAACGCAGTCGCTTCACATCGATTACGAGACCATCCGTGCCCTGAATCCCGGGATCATTTATTGCTCGATTTCGGGCTATGGCCAGACCGGTCCCTCCCGCAACAAGGGCGGTTTCGATCTAGTAGCGCAAGGCATGAGCGGCCTGATGTCGATGACTGGCGAGCCTGGCAAGCGCCCCTTGAAGACTGGCATTGCGGTTTATGACATTGGCGCTGGCCTTACCGCGATCTATTCGATTCTTGCCGCTTATATTCACAAGCAGAGCACCGGTGAAGGGCAGCACATCGACATCGCTATCACCGAATGTGGGCTGCCTTGGTTCGCCTGGGAAGCGGCCGCCTATTTCGCCGAGGGCACCGTGCCGCAGCCCACGGGATCGCGTCATCGCATCTCCGCGCCCTATCAAGCAGTCAAGGCTCGGGACGGCTATCTGATGCTTGGCTGTGCCAATCAACGTACCTGGGAACGCCTGTGTCGCGACGTGATTGCGCGCGAGGATCTGCTTGCAGACGAGCGATTCGTCACCAATAGCGACCGCGCCCGTAATGTCGAGGCGCTCGAGGAGATTCTCGAACAAATCCTCTCTCAGCAGCCCATGCAGCACTGGCTCGGCCTGTGCGAAACGGCAGGAGTGCCGGCAGGACCGATCAATGATTTCGCGCAGGCCATGCACGACGAACACTACCTGGAGCGCGGCATGGTTCAGGAAGTCAGCCACCCGGTAATCGGCACTATGAAAACGATCGGCTTTCCCGCGAAGTTCTCCCGCACGCCTTCACAGATTCGCCGACCAGCGCCGCTGTTTGCCGAGCACACCGACGAGGTACTTCACGGGATTGGCATGAGTGACGCGGATATCGGCAGCCTACGGAGTGAAGGATGCATTCATTGA
- a CDS encoding pyridoxal-phosphate-dependent aminotransferase family protein, translating into MLKLDFHPSGRHFLQIPGPSPVPDRILRAMSLPTIDHRGPEFGALGRELLDKIRQVFKTQQPVVIYPASGTGAWEAALVNTLSAGDRVLMFETGHFATLWEKMARRLGLEPEFIGLPGYEGWRRGVQADLIEQRLKADGNHSIKAVCVVHNETSTGVTSDIAAVRRAIDAAKHPALLLVDTISGLACADYQHDAWGVDVTISGSQKGLMLPPGISFNAVSEKAIEASRSAKLPKSFWAWDEILELNRSGYWPYTPNTNLLYGLNEALDMLLEEGLDHVFARHQRWALGVRTAVETWGLEVQCQEPSVYSPVLTGVVMPDGVDADEVRSLIYRRFDLSLGTGLGKAKGKMFRIGHLGDCNDLTLIATLGGCEAGLKMCGVSLKGSGVLAALDYFAANPLDEAR; encoded by the coding sequence ATGCTGAAGCTCGACTTTCATCCCTCCGGTCGTCATTTCCTGCAAATTCCAGGGCCTTCGCCTGTTCCAGATCGCATCTTGCGCGCCATGAGTTTGCCAACCATCGACCATCGCGGGCCTGAATTCGGTGCGTTGGGCCGCGAGCTGCTGGACAAGATTCGCCAGGTATTCAAAACGCAGCAACCGGTTGTGATCTATCCAGCATCCGGTACCGGCGCGTGGGAGGCGGCGCTGGTCAACACGTTGTCGGCGGGCGATCGGGTACTGATGTTCGAAACCGGTCACTTCGCCACTCTGTGGGAAAAGATGGCGCGCCGTCTGGGACTCGAGCCAGAGTTCATCGGATTACCGGGCTATGAAGGTTGGCGGCGTGGGGTGCAGGCCGACCTGATAGAGCAGCGCCTGAAAGCAGACGGCAACCACAGCATCAAGGCCGTTTGCGTGGTACACAACGAGACCTCCACCGGGGTGACCAGCGACATCGCCGCGGTGCGCCGCGCCATTGATGCGGCCAAGCATCCAGCGCTGCTCCTAGTGGACACGATTTCCGGCTTGGCCTGCGCTGATTATCAGCACGATGCCTGGGGTGTCGACGTCACCATCTCCGGCTCGCAGAAGGGTTTGATGCTGCCGCCGGGTATCAGCTTCAACGCCGTGTCCGAAAAGGCAATCGAGGCCAGCCGCAGCGCGAAACTGCCGAAAAGCTTCTGGGCCTGGGACGAAATACTCGAACTCAACCGCAGCGGTTACTGGCCTTACACGCCCAACACCAACTTGCTGTACGGCCTGAACGAAGCGCTCGACATGTTGCTGGAAGAGGGCCTAGATCATGTCTTCGCTCGCCATCAGCGTTGGGCTTTGGGGGTACGCACGGCCGTTGAAACCTGGGGGCTGGAAGTGCAATGCCAGGAGCCGAGCGTCTATTCGCCGGTGCTGACTGGTGTGGTGATGCCGGATGGGGTGGATGCCGACGAGGTTCGCAGCCTGATTTACCGCCGCTTCGATCTTTCGCTTGGGACCGGCCTGGGGAAGGCGAAGGGCAAGATGTTCCGCATCGGCCATCTGGGCGATTGTAACGATCTCACCCTGATCGCCACGCTTGGTGGATGTGAGGCTGGCCTGAAAATGTGCGGGGTATCGCTCAAGGGTAGTGGTGTGCTCGCCGCGCTGGATTACTTTGCTGCGAATCCGTTGGACGAGGCGCGCTGA
- a CDS encoding FAD-binding and (Fe-S)-binding domain-containing protein, with amino-acid sequence MTSFTEPKIAASKVSSERSSALATRLRREIAGDVLFDRASRGRYATDASIYQITPVGVVILRHQHDLQVALDIARDAKIPLLARGGGTSQCGQTVGDALIVDTSRWLNQVVDFDAENLTVVVEPGVVLDDLNRWLKPHGLWFPVDVSTSAQCTLGGMAGNNSCGSRSIRYGNMVHNVLGIDALLADGSEARFGLLHELAQGDRIRQIAREVQQIAEREQANIREHYPKVLRRVGGYNLDLFDCQNPLPYDSNGQANLAHLLIGSEGTLAVTRRIKLKLAPLPQHKVLAVVNFPTFYQAMDLTQHIVTLDPTAVELVDRTMIDLSMENPSFKPVIEKALIGQPEALLLVEFAGEEVAALHEQLARLNELMADLGLPGSVVKMTEATEQTALWNVRKAGLNIMMSMKGDGKPVSFIEDCAVPLEHLAEYTAKLTEVFHRHGTEGTWYAHASVGTLHVRPILDMRRDGAEKMRAIAEEASALVRAYKGAFSGEHGDGLCRGEWVAWQFGPQLNAAFKEVKQLFDPENLLNPGKIVDTPRMDDHSYFRFPKTYQPIPVTPVLDWSDWNVLRDPLTGAQSAPGSGADPTGGLIGAVEMCNNNGHCRKFDAGTMCPSFRATRDEQHLTRGRANTLRLALSGQLGPDGLASEDVKAALDLCVSCKGCRRECPTGVDMAKLKIEARAAWAKTHPLALRERLVADMPRYAPYARHLTAVTDLVERMPLLSQWIKRTLGLAGQRALPRFAGNFLATAPVNRSTHVREVLLFVDTFNNYMEPENARAACRVLEAAGYRVHFNQAPQERPLCCGRTYLASGQVDKAKEEARRTLDHLLPFVGRGVSIVGLEPSCLLTMRDEFMRYGYGEQARALSEASFLFEEFLVREQAVGNLQLTLKALDAPRVLLHGHCHQKAFDALRPVEQVLRWIPGLDVRTIETSCCGMAGSFGYEREHYDASMQMAELALLPAVRKAEAEDLIVADGTSCRHQIHDGAQREALHVARVLERALR; translated from the coding sequence ATGACTTCGTTTACCGAACCCAAAATAGCGGCGAGCAAGGTTTCATCTGAGCGCTCTTCGGCGCTGGCTACGCGATTGCGGCGCGAAATCGCCGGCGATGTCTTGTTCGATCGCGCGTCACGTGGTCGCTATGCGACGGATGCGTCGATCTACCAGATCACGCCAGTCGGTGTAGTGATTTTGCGTCACCAGCACGACCTACAGGTCGCACTGGATATCGCGCGGGACGCCAAAATCCCGTTGCTGGCGCGCGGCGGCGGCACCAGCCAATGCGGGCAGACCGTTGGTGATGCCCTTATCGTGGATACCAGCCGCTGGCTAAACCAGGTCGTCGATTTCGATGCAGAAAACCTGACGGTGGTGGTCGAGCCAGGAGTCGTGCTCGATGACTTGAACCGCTGGCTCAAGCCGCATGGACTGTGGTTTCCGGTGGACGTGTCGACCTCCGCCCAATGTACCCTGGGCGGTATGGCCGGTAACAACTCCTGCGGCTCGCGCTCCATCCGATACGGCAACATGGTGCACAACGTGCTGGGCATCGATGCGTTGCTGGCGGATGGCAGCGAGGCGCGCTTCGGTCTGCTCCATGAGCTGGCGCAGGGCGATCGGATACGCCAGATCGCCCGTGAGGTGCAGCAAATCGCCGAGCGCGAGCAGGCCAATATCCGTGAACATTATCCGAAAGTGCTGCGCCGAGTAGGCGGGTACAACCTCGATCTGTTCGACTGCCAAAACCCGCTTCCTTACGATTCGAATGGGCAGGCTAACCTGGCCCATCTGCTGATCGGATCGGAAGGTACGCTCGCGGTCACCCGGCGAATCAAACTCAAACTGGCGCCGCTACCGCAGCACAAGGTACTGGCGGTGGTGAACTTCCCGACCTTCTATCAGGCCATGGACCTGACCCAGCACATCGTCACGCTCGACCCGACGGCGGTCGAACTGGTCGATCGCACAATGATCGATCTATCGATGGAAAATCCGTCCTTCAAGCCGGTGATCGAGAAGGCGCTGATCGGCCAGCCCGAGGCACTGTTGCTGGTCGAATTCGCAGGTGAGGAGGTCGCTGCGCTGCATGAGCAACTCGCCAGGCTGAACGAGCTGATGGCCGATCTGGGGCTGCCCGGCAGCGTGGTCAAGATGACCGAGGCGACGGAACAAACGGCGTTATGGAACGTACGCAAGGCCGGCCTGAATATCATGATGAGCATGAAGGGCGACGGCAAACCGGTGTCCTTTATCGAAGATTGCGCAGTGCCGCTTGAGCATCTGGCCGAGTACACCGCCAAGCTCACCGAGGTGTTTCACAGGCACGGCACGGAAGGCACCTGGTACGCCCACGCCAGTGTCGGCACCCTGCACGTGCGGCCAATTCTCGACATGCGCCGCGATGGTGCGGAAAAGATGCGCGCCATTGCCGAGGAAGCGTCCGCGCTGGTGCGAGCCTACAAGGGGGCGTTTTCCGGCGAGCACGGGGACGGGTTGTGCCGCGGAGAATGGGTGGCGTGGCAGTTTGGCCCGCAACTCAATGCCGCGTTCAAAGAAGTGAAGCAGCTGTTCGATCCGGAAAACCTGCTCAATCCGGGCAAGATCGTCGATACGCCACGCATGGACGACCACAGCTATTTCCGTTTTCCCAAAACCTATCAGCCGATTCCGGTAACGCCAGTGCTCGACTGGTCGGACTGGAACGTGCTGCGCGATCCACTTACCGGAGCGCAGAGCGCGCCGGGTAGCGGGGCCGACCCTACTGGCGGGCTGATCGGCGCCGTCGAGATGTGCAACAACAACGGCCACTGTCGCAAATTCGATGCCGGCACCATGTGCCCCAGCTTCCGGGCGACGCGCGATGAGCAGCACCTGACCCGCGGCCGTGCCAACACTCTACGGCTGGCCTTATCCGGCCAACTGGGTCCCGATGGATTGGCCAGCGAGGACGTCAAGGCCGCGCTCGATCTATGCGTGTCCTGCAAGGGCTGCAGGCGCGAATGCCCGACAGGCGTCGACATGGCGAAGCTGAAGATCGAGGCCCGTGCCGCCTGGGCTAAGACCCATCCTCTTGCGCTGCGCGAGCGATTGGTCGCGGACATGCCACGCTACGCGCCGTATGCCCGTCACCTCACAGCTGTGACTGATCTGGTCGAGCGTATGCCGCTGCTGTCGCAGTGGATCAAGCGCACGCTCGGGTTGGCCGGACAGCGTGCGCTGCCGCGTTTCGCGGGCAATTTCCTGGCGACTGCTCCGGTAAACCGCTCAACCCATGTGCGGGAAGTCCTGCTGTTCGTCGACACCTTCAACAACTACATGGAGCCGGAGAACGCGCGGGCCGCCTGTCGCGTACTCGAGGCGGCCGGGTATCGGGTCCATTTCAATCAGGCGCCGCAGGAACGTCCGTTGTGCTGCGGTCGCACTTATCTGGCATCCGGACAGGTCGACAAGGCCAAGGAGGAAGCCCGGCGCACGCTTGATCATCTGCTGCCGTTTGTCGGGCGCGGTGTGAGCATTGTCGGCCTCGAGCCCTCGTGCTTGCTGACCATGCGCGATGAATTCATGCGTTATGGCTATGGCGAGCAGGCTAGAGCGTTATCTGAGGCGTCCTTCCTGTTCGAGGAGTTTCTGGTCAGGGAACAAGCGGTCGGCAATCTACAGCTCACGCTCAAGGCCTTGGATGCCCCGCGTGTACTGTTGCATGGACATTGCCATCAGAAGGCGTTCGATGCGCTGCGACCGGTGGAGCAGGTGCTGCGCTGGATACCGGGACTGGATGTCAGGACTATCGAAACGTCGTGTTGCGGGATGGCCGGCAGTTTCGGCTACGAGCGCGAGCACTACGATGCTTCGATGCAGATGGCCGAGCTGGCGCTGCTACCGGCGGTGCGCAAAGCGGAGGCCGAAGACCTGATAGTCGCCGATGGCACCAGCTGCCGGCACCAGATCCACGACGGCGCGCAGCGTGAAGCTTTGCATGTGGCTAGGGTATTGGAACGAGCGTTGCGCTGA
- the rnt gene encoding ribonuclease T, with product MSDEQFDDELEGNLPGKARSPMARRFRGFLPVVVDVECGGFNCATDALLEIAAVTIGMDEQGLLYPQETLFFRVEPFAGANIEAAALEFTGIKLDHPLRMAVPESQALNEIIRSVRKAVKSAGCKRAILVGHNSSFDLGFLNAAIARCDIKRNPFHPFSSFDTATLAGLAYGQTVLAKACQAAGIDFDGREAHSARYDTEKTAELFCGIVNRWKEMGGWEEFDE from the coding sequence ATGAGTGATGAGCAGTTCGACGACGAACTTGAAGGCAACCTTCCTGGCAAGGCGCGCTCACCCATGGCGCGGCGCTTCCGTGGCTTCTTGCCGGTAGTGGTGGATGTCGAGTGCGGTGGCTTCAATTGCGCCACCGATGCACTACTGGAAATCGCCGCTGTGACTATCGGCATGGATGAACAAGGCTTGCTCTACCCGCAGGAGACGCTGTTTTTTCGCGTGGAACCCTTCGCCGGCGCCAATATCGAGGCAGCGGCGCTGGAATTCACCGGCATCAAGCTCGACCACCCGCTGCGTATGGCGGTCCCCGAGTCGCAGGCGCTGAACGAGATCATCCGCAGTGTGCGCAAGGCGGTTAAGTCCGCCGGTTGCAAGCGCGCCATCCTGGTAGGGCATAACAGCAGCTTTGACCTCGGCTTCCTCAATGCGGCAATTGCGCGTTGCGATATCAAACGCAACCCCTTCCATCCTTTCTCGAGCTTCGACACCGCGACGCTGGCCGGGCTTGCCTATGGCCAGACCGTACTGGCCAAGGCATGTCAGGCTGCGGGTATCGATTTCGACGGACGCGAAGCCCATTCGGCCCGTTATGACACGGAAAAGACTGCCGAGCTGTTCTGCGGCATCGTCAATCGCTGGAAGGAAATGGGCGGCTGGGAAGAGTTCGACGAATGA